The following DNA comes from Candidatus Caccoplasma merdavium.
CGAACGCATTCACGACCTCGAAAACGAACTGGTGACCGTGCGAAACGAATATGAACGGGAAATAGAAGAGAAACTACGGCAAATCAATCAGATAAAGGCGCGTTCACTGGGTCTCGCCCATGAGAGCGACGAAGCGCCCGCCGACAATGAGCCCCACGAAGAAAATGGTGCCGACGAGCCCGAAAAAGTATTCGACTGCCACAGCATCGACACCGGAAACGAGAACGATACCGTCGTGATAAAACACCGCTACGCATCGCTCTACACCAAACTCAACAAAGCGCAAAATGCCTTACAGGAACAACGCAAAGAAAACCGCAACCTGTTGAAGCGAGACACCCGGCACCGCCAACGCATCGAAGAATTGGTGGCCGCCAACCAGTCCCTGCGCAAAGAGGTGCGGCGTCTTGGAGAAGAACTCGAACAAGCCCTCGCAAAGATCGGGAAAAGAACCGGGATACCCACCACAGACGGGAATACCCGCAACCCACACCGGACAATGCAAGGTCTCACCTCGCTGCAATTCGAAGAGGAGTCGGCCGATGATGATTCACAAGCCTTTTGAAGGGAAAAATTTTCCTGACGTAAGCATTCCGGCAAAAACACCTCGCCCACAGGCAGGAAAAAGCACTTGCACTTTCGCAGCCAAGTGCAACGCATGAAAATGGGAAGGGAATCCCGGCAAACCCGACAATCAGTTCGGCAACATTGACGACGATGACGAAGCATCATCTGATGCCGAACGCTCCTCGATGACCATGTCCATGACTTGGCGTAGAAAATGCACCTGCGTCAAAGGCAATCTTCGGGAAAAAGTTTCTATAAGAATGGCAAACTCCTCGGGCGTAAACGTTGCACCCCCCGTGAGGCTATGCGGCATCTCGGCATAGAATACGGCATAATTCACATCTTCCTTTTCACACACGGCCTCGAATGCATCAACGGCCTTTTTTATTTCCTCAATATTCTTTCTTTTTTTCATATCAAAGGCTGGTTATTGGTTCCAAATCATATTATTCGTATATTAGTAAAAGTAAAACCAATTAAATAGTCTTTTTGTTCATGCAAAAAGCATTTTTTTCAACCCGGTTATACAAATCTCAAAAAACACACTATGTCAAAAATTATCTATTCCGGTAGCAAATTCCGTGAATTTCTGTCGCGAAGAGGGATTACCTATCAAGAGGCATCGGCTTTTCTGGGCATCGATAAAAACACCATCGGCAAGGCCGTACGCGGAGGCAACCTCAATATGAGCGTATTGCTGACCATCTGCAATATGTACCACCTCAACATTTCGGACTTTTTCGTGAGCGAGGGCAATGACGAAGAGGCTCAAACCCACGAAAATAGGACCGACCGGCAACCTCTCCCGACCGGACATCAACTACCATCGGTATCGGAAGAGTTCGAAACCTATAAAATTTCTAAAAAACCAAAGTTCCTGTATGAAAATTTATTGGCCTCGAAAGACCAGGAAATCGCCCTGCTTCGAGAAATGAACGAGCTCTACAAGAAACAAATCGAAATGCTGCAAGAGAAGATTCTCGAAAACGACAGCAAAAACGGATTTTGAGCAAAATCCTACTTCTTCCCTATATAGATGGTGCATACTCCCCGCGTGAGCGGACGGTAAGAAACCTCTCCAAACCCTGCTTTACGAAATATCGACAACATCTCTTCGCCCTGCGGAACGGCTTCGACCGAACGGGGCAAATAGGTGTATGCCTGCTTGTCGCTCGAAAACAAACGCCCCAACATGGGTATGACCCGACGGGCATAAAACCGGTACCCTTGCGCAAACGGAAATTGTGTCGGAGTCGACAACTCTATCACCATCAATATTCCCCCGGGTTTCAACACCCGGTACATCTCGGCAAAACCTTGGCTCAGTCGCTTGAAATTACGCACGCCAAAGGCCACCGTCACGGCATCGAAAGAGGCATCGGGGAAGGTTAGCGAAAGACAATCCTGCTTTTCAAAAACGACAGCGTCGTGCAGTTGCTGTTCCCGGCACTTCTCACGGGCAATGGCCAGCATGCCCTCGGAAAGGTCGATGCCCGTTATGGAGGGGGCATCGAGCATGCGGCACATCATAAAAGGGAGGTCGCCCGTGCCCGTGGCCACATCGAGTATGCGACGGGGGTGATAGCGCCGGAGCATCTTCAAGGCCGTTTTGCGCCACCCGCGATCGAGGCCGAAGGTCATGAGGCGGTTCATGCGGTCATAGACCGGTGCTATCGCATCGAACATGCGTTGCACCTGCACCTCCTTGCTCTCATCGCTGTCATAAGGAAGTATCGTCTCGGGATTATGGTGCGGCTTTTCGGTCATCTTGCCTGTAATGGGGATTGGAGAAATGACGGCGTGCGGAGAGAAGATGTTCTCTCCACACGCCGGTCATTCAAAAAGAGGAGTTATTTCCGGTTATTCAAAAATTCGGTCACATTCTTCTCGATGCGGGCGGCCACGTCTTCGGTATCGGCTTTGACAAATTTCTCACCAACAATGTGCTCATAGAGTTCGATGTAGCGGTCGCTGATGGAGGTGACGATGGCATCGGTCATTTCGGGTACCTGCTGGCCGGCTTTTCCTTGGAAGCCGTTGTCCATAAGCCACTCGCGGACAAACTCTTTGGAGAGCTGTTTCTGCGGTTCGCCTTTGGCAAAACGCTCTTCGTAGCCTTCGGAATAGAAATAACGGCTCGAATCGGGGGTATGGATTTCGTCCATGAGATAGATTTTCCCGTCGTGTTTGCCAAACTCATACTTGGTGTCGACAAGAATCAGTCCGCGCTCGGCGGCAATCTGCGTACCGCGTTTGAAGAGTTCCATCGTATATTTTTCGAGCAAGGCATACTCCTCGGGCGTAGCCAGTCCGCGGGCCAGAATCTCTTCTTTGGAGATGTCGGCGTCGTGCTCCCCTATCTCGGCCTTGGTCGTGGGGGTGATGATGGGCTCGGGGAATTTCTGATTTTCCTTCATGCCTTCGGGCAGTTTCACGCCACAGATTTCGCGTACACCGCTCTTGTAGGCACGCCAGGCGCTTCCGCACAAATATCCGCGCACGATCATCTCCACGGGGAATCCCTGGCACAGCACACCGACGGTCACCATGGGGTCGGGGGTAGCCACTTTCCAGTTGGGACAGATGTCGGTTGTCGCATCGAGGAACTTGGCGGCAATCTGGTTCAACATCTGACCTTTGAAGGGAATGCCTTTGGGAAGAATCACGTCAAAGGCCGATATGCGGTCGGTGGCCACCATAACCAACAGTTCGTCGTTGATGTTATACACATCACGCACTTTTCCGTGGTACACGCTTTTCTGTCCCGGAAAGTGAAAATCGGTTTTTACCAATGCTTTTTCCATATTCTTTACATATTTAGGTTCTTTGTTTTTGGGTGCAGGACTCATCTTTCCCGGCTCGCAGGCTCTCCTCGTTTTCTTTCCACAGGCGTTGCTGCCGGCATTTCTCGTCATAGGCGTCGTAAGCCTCGACAATGCGCTGCACGAGTTTGTGGCGCACGATGTCCTTCTTGGAGAACTGCACCTTGCCGATGCCGGGCACGTCGTGCAGCAGCTCGATGGCCTGCGACAGTCCCGAACGCTGCGAGGGGGGCAGGTCGATCTGGCTCATGTCGCCGGTGACAATCATCTTGGCGTTGAGTCCCATGCGGGTGAGGAACATTTTTATCTGGTGGGTCGAGGTGTTTTGGGCCTCGTCGAGAATGATGACGGCTTCGCCCAGGGTACGGCCACGCATGAAGGCAAGCGGAGCAATCTGTATGACGTTGTTGTCCATCAACTCTTTGAGGCGGGTCGCAGGAATCATGTCTTGCAGGGCGTCGTAAAGCGGTTGCAGATAGGGGTCGATTTTCTCTTTCATGTCGCCGGGGAGGAAACCGAGTTTCTCGCCGGCTTCGACGGCCGGACGGCTGAGGATAATCTTCTTCACCTCCTTGTTTTTCAAGGCTCGAACGGCCAAGGCTATGGCCACATAGGTCTTGCCCGAACCGGCCGGGCCGAGGGCAAAGACGAGGTCGTTCTCGTCGAAAGCCTTGACCAGCCGTTGCTGGTTTTCTGAACGGGCGACGATGGGCCGTCCGTTGACCCCGTGTATGATAAGGTTGTCTTTTTTCACCTCGGGCGGACGGTTTCCCTTCACGATGTCGATAATCACCGATTCATTGAGCAGGTTATATTCGGCACAGTAGCGAATGAGCTCATTCACCTTTTCTTCAAAGAGAGCCATCTCCACCTCATCGCCGATGGCTTTCACCACCAGCCCGCGCGCCAAGATGCGCAACTTGGGAAACAAGGTGCGCAACAGTTGCATGTTACTGTCGTTCAAGCCATAAAATATGACGGGGTCGACATTTTCAAGAATTATGACGCGTTCTATCATGCTTTGGGTTTTCTGACTCGACAAAGATACAAAATAATACGGTACACCCGCCGACGAGACAAAAGTTTTGAAAGACAACTTTTTTGTGCGGCATTGCAGGGTTTACGCCGGGCAGCGTGTCGCACCTTCGGAGACAAAAGAGGGAATGCGTCGTGAGGACACGACGCATTCCCTCTTTTCAGGTTTCTGCACAACGGCCTTTCCTGTCACTGCGCGGCTTCCCAGCCCAAGGCACTGGCACCGAGAATGGCGGCGTCGGCCTCGTTGAGTTGCGAGAGAACCAGTTCGACTTTTCCTTTATAGATATTGAGCAGGTTGTCTTCCATGGCTTCCTTGATGGGACGCATGATGAGGTCTCCGGCATGGGTAAGCCCGCCGAAGAGCACAATCATCTTGGGGCTCGAAAATGCCACGAAGCTGGCGAAAGCCTCGCCCAGGATTTTTCCCGTGTATTCAAAGATTTCCTTGGCCAAGGCATCTCCGGCCATGGCGGCGTCGTAGACATCTTTCGAGGTGATGTCTTGCACGGGTATGCGCCGCAGGAGGCTCTCGACACGTTGCAATTCGAGGAACTCACGGGCCGTGCGGGCCACACCGGTGGCCGAGGTGTAGGTTTCGAGACAGCCCGAGCGGCCGCAACCGCACAGGCGACCGTTGGGTCGCACGATGACATGACCCAACTCGCCGGCATTTCCGTCACTGCCGTAGACAAGTTGGCCATTGGCCACGATACCGCTTCCCACTCCGGTACCGAGGGTAATCATGATAAAATCCTTGACGCCGCGCGCCACACCGTAGGTCATCTCACCGATGGCCGCCGCATTGGCGTCATTGGTGATGCGCACGGGTATATGGAACACCTCCTCCATGAGCTTGACAAAAGGTACAACGCCCTTCCAAGGCAGATTTACCGCACCTTCGATGGTTCCTTTGAAATAGTTGGCATTGGGTGCACCCACACCTATCCCCACAATTTCCCCGTCGAGATTTTGAGATTCGACCAGCGACAAGAAGGCTTGGTGCAAATCCTGGATATAATCTTCGATGCGCTGGTGCTTGTTGGTTTTGATGGAATCCTTGGCCAAGACAGTACCGCGACTGTCGACAATGCCCAACTTGGTGTTGGTGCCGCCTATATCGATTCCTACGACATACGATTTCATGGTAACAGAGTAATTAAAAATGGTCATTGGTTGATTTCACAAATATATCACAATCTTTTGTTTTTTGGCGCGGTTGCGCCAAAAATCTCGTTACAAAAACACGCCCCCGACGAGAAAAGTTTTTGTCTTACAGGAAAATCTCCTTGCCTGAATGCGCAAATTACGCGACAAAAGATTGCCGGATAGAAAAAATAATGTACCTTTGCGACGTTAAAAAACCGGCACAAATTGCGCAAAAATGTGCAACTCACGTCGGATAAAAAACGAAATTTATGAG
Coding sequences within:
- a CDS encoding PhoH family protein; this encodes MIERVIILENVDPVIFYGLNDSNMQLLRTLFPKLRILARGLVVKAIGDEVEMALFEEKVNELIRYCAEYNLLNESVIIDIVKGNRPPEVKKDNLIIHGVNGRPIVARSENQQRLVKAFDENDLVFALGPAGSGKTYVAIALAVRALKNKEVKKIILSRPAVEAGEKLGFLPGDMKEKIDPYLQPLYDALQDMIPATRLKELMDNNVIQIAPLAFMRGRTLGEAVIILDEAQNTSTHQIKMFLTRMGLNAKMIVTGDMSQIDLPPSQRSGLSQAIELLHDVPGIGKVQFSKKDIVRHKLVQRIVEAYDAYDEKCRQQRLWKENEESLRAGKDESCTQKQRT
- a CDS encoding phosphoribosylaminoimidazolesuccinocarboxamide synthase; translated protein: MEKALVKTDFHFPGQKSVYHGKVRDVYNINDELLVMVATDRISAFDVILPKGIPFKGQMLNQIAAKFLDATTDICPNWKVATPDPMVTVGVLCQGFPVEMIVRGYLCGSAWRAYKSGVREICGVKLPEGMKENQKFPEPIITPTTKAEIGEHDADISKEEILARGLATPEEYALLEKYTMELFKRGTQIAAERGLILVDTKYEFGKHDGKIYLMDEIHTPDSSRYFYSEGYEERFAKGEPQKQLSKEFVREWLMDNGFQGKAGQQVPEMTDAIVTSISDRYIELYEHIVGEKFVKADTEDVAARIEKNVTEFLNNRK
- the ubiE gene encoding bifunctional demethylmenaquinone methyltransferase/2-methoxy-6-polyprenyl-1,4-benzoquinol methylase UbiE, with the protein product MTEKPHHNPETILPYDSDESKEVQVQRMFDAIAPVYDRMNRLMTFGLDRGWRKTALKMLRRYHPRRILDVATGTGDLPFMMCRMLDAPSITGIDLSEGMLAIAREKCREQQLHDAVVFEKQDCLSLTFPDASFDAVTVAFGVRNFKRLSQGFAEMYRVLKPGGILMVIELSTPTQFPFAQGYRFYARRVIPMLGRLFSSDKQAYTYLPRSVEAVPQGEEMLSIFRKAGFGEVSYRPLTRGVCTIYIGKK
- a CDS encoding ROK family protein — translated: MTIFNYSVTMKSYVVGIDIGGTNTKLGIVDSRGTVLAKDSIKTNKHQRIEDYIQDLHQAFLSLVESQNLDGEIVGIGVGAPNANYFKGTIEGAVNLPWKGVVPFVKLMEEVFHIPVRITNDANAAAIGEMTYGVARGVKDFIMITLGTGVGSGIVANGQLVYGSDGNAGELGHVIVRPNGRLCGCGRSGCLETYTSATGVARTAREFLELQRVESLLRRIPVQDITSKDVYDAAMAGDALAKEIFEYTGKILGEAFASFVAFSSPKMIVLFGGLTHAGDLIMRPIKEAMEDNLLNIYKGKVELVLSQLNEADAAILGASALGWEAAQ
- a CDS encoding helix-turn-helix transcriptional regulator, coding for MSKIIYSGSKFREFLSRRGITYQEASAFLGIDKNTIGKAVRGGNLNMSVLLTICNMYHLNISDFFVSEGNDEEAQTHENRTDRQPLPTGHQLPSVSEEFETYKISKKPKFLYENLLASKDQEIALLREMNELYKKQIEMLQEKILENDSKNGF